The Azospirillum thiophilum genomic interval GAACATCCTCGGATGACGTAAGGGATGCCAGCGACTGCTCGGCGATGTTCTTTGGCGTCTGACCGAGGCGGTGAACATCGTTGATCGCGGTCGCTGGATCGAACTGCTGGGCCGCCTTGATGCTGCGGAGAACATCCTCGGGTGACGTAAGAGATGCCAAGGACTGTTCGGCGATGTTCTTTGGCGCCTGACCAAGGCGGTGAAGGTCGTTGATCGCGGTCGCTGGATCGAACTGCTGGGCCGCCTTGATGCTGCGAAGAACATCCTCGGATGACGTAAGGGATGCCAGCGACTGCTCGGCGATGTTCTTTGGCGTCTGACTGAGGCGGTGAAGATCGTTGATCGCGGTCGCTGGATCGAACTGCTGGGCCGCCTTGATGCTGCGGAGAACATCCTCGGGTGACGTAAGAGATGCCAAGGACTGTTCGGCGATGTTCTTTGGCGCCTGACCAAGGCGGTGAAGGTCGTTGATCGCGGTCGCTGGATCGAACTGCTGGGCCGCCTTGATGCTGCGAAGAACATCCTCGGGTGACGTAAGAGATGCCAAGGACTGCTCGGCGATGTCCTTCGGCGGCTGACCAAGGCGCTGAAGGTCATGGATGCCACTCAACGAGCCAAAAGGGTCTTTCTTGAAGGAATCGATGGGCATGGCAGAGTGCAATCCATATGGGGAACGTCATTCTACCACAACCCAAAAGATGTTGGTAAGGGGTGGTGCAGATGCTTGGTTGATCACCTTCATCTCAGCACTGGTTGATGTGCCTAACATCTCGCGGTCCTGCGCTCATCATGAAGCGTAGGCCGCCCAGAACAGCCGTGCCTCAAAGCCGTCGATTTGGCCGAGGTCGATCTCGCCCGTGGCAGAAGGAGGCGGGAATGCCTCCGTCGCGTCTCCAGGAGAGCGGCGCTGGTCGACGAGGTATGCTGTGACCGGATCTATCTCTCCCATCGCCTTGAGCAGACTCTGGCGCTTTGCCCGCGGGGTGTATTTCCAGGTCGCGCCGGTGTCGGCCGGGCCCAAGCGGACGATGGCCATGATGACGTACCGGCTCCTGATGCGCCGGTGCTGGTGCGCCGCCAGCCGTGCCAGGGTGTACGTGATCTCTTCCTGAAGGCCGCGGTATGGAGGATGCTTCAGTGCCCGGGCGCAGTCGAAATCGTAATACTGCTTGAGTTCGATGAGGTGGAGCCCTTCGTCCTGGCAGGTACCTCCGGCGATCGTGGCTTCGCCGTCGCACACGACGAGATCGATGTTCTGTTCACGGCCGTCGCCGGGGCCTCGGCCGCACTGCAGCCGCGAGAAGGTTACTTCCCTGATAGCGCGGCGGCCCCCCAGGATGGCGTTGATGCGGTCCCGGATCTTGGCGGCGATCAACGCTTCAGTCTTGGTGTCGATGGCGTCGCACAGGATCTCGGCCCGTGAGGTGGCGTCGAAGGTTGCGATGGCTTCGGCGATAATGTCCAGCATCAGCGGGCCACCTTGGCCGGCATGCCCGGCCACACCGCGCACGATGCGTGCGCGTGGGAAAGCAAGTAGCGCGCGGCCCATTGCTGGCGTCGATGATCGTGCCAAGCGTAGGCCAGGCAGGTGTCGCCGCATTCGAAATCGAAGGCGGCCAGCATCGGGATTCCGTCGCCGCGCCAGACCCTGAACAGCAGTCTGTACCACGGAGATCGAAATGGCTCGCGCCCGACACGAACGAAGCGGGGCTCCTCAGTCTCGGAAATCCAGGTGAAGACATCCAGCCGGTCGATGTCGGTCAGCATGGCTTCCTGGTCGTCAGGGCGGATGGCGGCCAACGTCTTGATGACGGCGATCGGCTCCACGTCGACGAGCACGGCGTTGGGATCGCTGAGGTCGGCAGATCCAGCGTGCCGCAGGACGAGTTCGTCCCAGTGGGTGTCGAGGAAGGCATCGCGCCCCACGATTTCGGCGAAACCACCGACCGGTACGATGGGTGGCTTCGGGAGCAGTTTGGCTTCCGGGATGCGGCCGCTGTTGCTGTGCTCAGCGGTGGCCATAGCGCTCTCCATCGCGCCGAACATGTACTGCATGTGGGCCGACATCAGGCCGTCCGGCACGGTGAGCCAGCAGTTTAACTCCGTCACGTTCCGGCTGACAGGCAGGAAATGATAGGTGCGTTGGCGCCCTTGGACGGTCAGACGCCCGTACTCGTCATGGTGCCAGTCCTTGAGGGTCCAATCCTGGAGCATGTCGTCGGAGAGCGGGTGGGACATGATGTCTCTCGGAAACGTGTCTCGGATGCGAAATCCGGCAACAAGCGAATGGTACCGGATCTGTCGGTGTGGTCGCTCAGCCGGTGGCGTCCGACACCTGAGGACCCGGCGAAAGCAGTGCCTGACGCCGGCCGGCCGGATCGGCCTCGCGCCGCAACCAGCCGGTTTCTACCAGCGTGTTGATGGCATGGGTGACGGCAGTGGCCTGCAACCCGTCCCAATTTGGGACGGCGCAGGGAGTGGGCACCGGCTGGCGCATGCGAGACGCATCCGTCAGGAACATGCCGGGGCCGTAGCGGAAGGCGTGCAGCCCGTCCCAATTTGGAACGGCGCAGGGAGTGGGCACCGGCTGGCGCATGCGAGACGCATCCGCCAGGAACACGCCGGGGCCGTAGCGGAAGGCGTGCAGCCCGTCCCAATTTGGAACGGCGCAGGGAGTGGGCACCGGCTGGCGCATGCGAGACGCATCCGCCAGGAACACGCCGGGGCCGTAGCGGAAGGCGTGCAGCCCGTCCCAATTTGGAACGGCGCAGGGAGTGGGCACCGGCTGGCGCATGCGAGACGCATCCGCCTGGAACACGCCGGGGCCGTAGCGGAAGGCGTGCAGCCCGTCCCAATTTGGAACGGCGCAGGGAGTGGGCACCGGCTGGCGCATGCGAGACGCATCCGTCAGGAACACGCCGGGGCCGTAGCGGAAGGCGTGCAGCCCGTCCCAATTTGGAACGGCGCAGGGAGTGGGCACCGGCTGGCGCATGCGAGACGCATCCGCCAGGAACATGCCGGGGCCGTAGCGGAAGGCGTGCAGCCCGTCCCAATTTGGAACGGCGCAGGGAGTGGGCACCGGCTGGCGCATGCGAGACGCATCCGCCAGGAACACGCCGGGGCCGTAGCGGAAGGCGTGCAGCCCGTCCCAATTTGGAACGGCGCAGGGAGTGGGCACCGACTGGCGCAGGTGGGACGCATCCGTCAGGATATCGGTCGAAGACCGTGTGGGAAGACAGATGCATGCCGATCCCTAGTAGGATATTAAATGTTCAATTGCTAAAAACCATAAGGCGCGTGGCATTAAAGGGTTCTAGTTATGATCAAATTGCGGATGGCGCTAGTTCCTTACGGTGAATACA includes:
- a CDS encoding MarR family transcriptional regulator, giving the protein MPTPCAVPNWDGLHAFRYGPGVFLADASRMRQPVPTPCAVPNWDGLHAFRYGPGMFLADASRMRQPVPTPCAVPNWDGLHAFRYGPGVFLTDASRMRQPVPTPCAVPNWDGLHAFRYGPGVFQADASRMRQPVPTPCAVPNWDGLHAFRYGPGVFLADASRMRQPVPTPCAVPNWDGLHAFRYGPGVFLADASRMRQPVPTPCAVPNWDGLHAFRYGPGMFLTDASRMRQPVPTPCAVPNWDGLQATAVTHAINTLVETGWLRREADPAGRRQALLSPGPQVSDATG